The region GCTGCCGTTCGCGATCTGGATGCTGAGGGGTTTTGTGAAGGCGGTTCCCGAGGCGCTGGAGGAGGCCGCGTACATCGACGGGGCGAGCCGTACGCGATTCCTCTGGCAGATCCTTTTCCCGCTCGTCTTCCCGGGGCTGGTGGCCACGAGCGTCTTTTCCTTCATCTCGGCCTGGAACGACTTCCTGTTCGCCAAGTCCTTCATCATCAGCGACACCTCGCAGTCCACCTTGCCGATGGCCCTCCTCGTCTTCTACAAGCCCGACGAGCCGGACTGGGGCGGCGTGATGGCGGCATCCACGGTGATGACGATTCCGGTGCTCATCTTCTTCGTACTCGTACAGCGACGCCTGGTCTCAGGCCTCGGCGGAGCGGTAAAGGACTGACGTGAACGATGTGATTCCGGCGCCCCGCGCCGTCGAGGGCCCCATGCGCTGCGGGGTCGAACTCGACGCGGAGACCACCCTGTGGGCCGCGCCCGGCACGGACACCACGGAGCGCTGGCTGCGCGCCACGCTCGGCGCGGCGCTCGGCCTGCCGCTGCGACCAGGGCCGCAGGACGCCCGCAACGCCCTACGGCTGCTCCTCGACGACACCCTGGAGCCGGAGGCGTACAAACTCAGCGTCGTCGTCAACTGGGGCATCGAGATCCGGGGCGGCAGCGCGGCCGGGGTGTTCTGGGGCGCGCAGACGCTGCGTCAACTTCTCGGCCCCGATGCCTTCCGCCGTGCCCCCGTCCGGCCGGGGAGGACCTACGGAATCGCGCACCAGATCATCGAGGACGCACCCCGATTCCCCTGGCGCGGTCTCATGCTCGACGTCTCGCGGCACTTCATGCCCAAGGACGGCGTCCTGCGTCACCTCGACCTCATGGCCGCCCACAAACTCAACGTCTTCCACTTCCACCTCACCGACGACCAAGGCTGGCGTGTCCAGATCAAGCGGTACCCGAAGCTGACGGAGGTCGGATCCTGGCGGGCGCGCACGAAATTCGGCCATCGTGCCTCGCCCCTGTGGGAGGAGAAGCCGCACGGGGGCTTCTACACGCAGGACGACATCCGCGAGATCGTCGCGTACGCGGCCGAGCGGCATATCAGTGTCGTCCCCGAGATAGACATCCCGGGACACTCGCAGGCCGCCATCGCCGCGTATCCGGAACTGGGCAACACCGACGTCATCGACACGACCTCCCTGACCGTCTGGGACACCTGGGGCATCTCCAAAAACGTACTCGCCCCCACTGACAACACCCTGCGCTTCTACGAGGGGGTGTTCGAGGAACTCCTGGAGCTCTTCCCGGCGGACACCGGCCCGGTCACACCGTTCGCGCCGTTCTCGGGGTTCTCGGGGTTCTCGGGGTTTGTGCACATCGGCGGCGACG is a window of Streptomyces mirabilis DNA encoding:
- a CDS encoding beta-N-acetylhexosaminidase produces the protein MNDVIPAPRAVEGPMRCGVELDAETTLWAAPGTDTTERWLRATLGAALGLPLRPGPQDARNALRLLLDDTLEPEAYKLSVVVNWGIEIRGGSAAGVFWGAQTLRQLLGPDAFRRAPVRPGRTYGIAHQIIEDAPRFPWRGLMLDVSRHFMPKDGVLRHLDLMAAHKLNVFHFHLTDDQGWRVQIKRYPKLTEVGSWRARTKFGHRASPLWEEKPHGGFYTQDDIREIVAYAAERHISVVPEIDIPGHSQAAIAAYPELGNTDVIDTTSLTVWDTWGISKNVLAPTDNTLRFYEGVFEELLELFPADTGPVTPFAPFSGFSGFSGFVHIGGDECAKDQWKQSPTAQARIRELGLADEDELQSWFIRHFDNWLSARGRRLIGWDEILEGGLAAGAAVSSWRGYQGGITAARAGHDVVMCPEQQVYLDHRQAAGPDEPVPIGYVRTLEDVYRFEPVPPELTETEARHVLGTQANVWTEVMDDPARVDYQTFPRLAAFAEVAWSALPAPAERDFADFEGRMAAHYGRLDALGVAYRPPGGPLPWQRRPGVLGRPIEGAPPNV